From a single Vitis vinifera cultivar Pinot Noir 40024 chromosome 18, ASM3070453v1 genomic region:
- the LOC100252425 gene encoding xylulose kinase 2, with protein MEDCSLPHDSLFLGFDSSTQSLKATVLDSNLNLVTSEIVHFDSQLPHYRTRDGVYRDASENGRIVSPTLMWVEALELVLQKLSKSKLDFGKIAAISGSGQQHGSVYWKSGSSAILSSLDPSKPLVGQLGDAFSTKESPIWMDSSTTEQCREIEEAVGGALELSRLTGSRAHERYTGPQIRKIFLKLPEIYNQTERISLVSSFMASLLIGSYACIDETDGAGMNLMDIKQRAWSKIALEATAPSLEEKLGKLAPAHAVAGFIAPYFVERFHFNKNCLIVQWSGDNPNSLAGLTLNTPGDLAISLGTSDTVFGITSNPQPSLEGHVFPNPVDTEGYMVMLCYKNGSLTREDVRNRCAKESWEVFNEFLEKTPPLNGGKIGFYYKDHEILPPLPVGFHRYVLQGFTGENLDGINECEVEEFDPSSEVRAVIEGQFLSMRGHAERFGMPSPPKRIIATGGASANHSILKSIASIFGCDVYTVQRPDSASLGAALRAAHGWLCNTRGKFVPTSCLYKDKLEKTSLSCKLAVTAGDKPLVSKYGLLMKKRMEIEKHLVQKLGRA; from the exons ATGGAGGATTGCTCCCTACCCCATGACTCCCTTTTCCTTGGATTCGATAGTTCTACTCA GTCCCTGAAGGCTACGGTGTTAGATTCCAATCTCAACCTTGTTACTTCAGAAATAGTTCATTTTGATTCCCAATTGCCCCATTACAGAACCAGAGATGGGGTCTATAGAGACGCTTCTGAGAATGGTAGAATTGTTTCACCCACTTTGATGTGGGTGGAAGCTCTTGAGCTTGTACTTCAGAAACTCTCAAAATCAAAACtggattttggaaaaattgCTGCGATTTCTGGTAGTGGACAGCAGCATGGCAGTGTTTACTGGAAGAGTGGAAGTTCTGCAATACTTTCATCACTGGATCCCAGTAAACCACTTGTGGGTCAGCTTGGTGATGCCTTTTCAACGAAGGAGTCACCAATATGGATGGACAGCAGCACCACAGAACAATGCAGAGAGATAGAGGAAGCTGTTGGAGGAGCGTTGGAATTGTCTCGACTCACTGGTTCACGTGCCCATGAAAGATACACAGGACCGCAAATTCGGAAGATATTCTTGAAACTGCCGGAAATTTATAATCAAACAGAGAGGATCTCTCTCGTTAGCTCCTTCATGGCATCCCTTCTAATTGGGTCTTACGCTTGTATTGATGAGACAGATGGCGCGGGGATGAACTTGATGGATATCAAGCAAAGGGCCTGGTCTAAAATAGCTTTAGAG GCCACTGCACCAAGTCTGGAGGAAAAACTTGGAAAGTTAGCTCCTGCCCATGCTGTTGCAGGTTTTATTGCCCCCTATTTTGTGGAGAG GTTCCACTTTAACAAGAATTGTTTGATTGTTCAGTGGTCTGGAGACAACCCTAATAGCCTAGCAG GTTTGACCCTCAATACTCCAGGGGATCTGGCAATTAGTCTTGGCACCAGTGACACT GTATTTGGGATAACTAGCAACCCTCAGCCTAGCTTAGAAGGACATGTTTTTCCTAACCCTGTTGATACAGAAGGCTATATGGTAATGTTGTGCTATAAGAATGGGTCTCTGACTCGTGAAG ATGTGCGTAACCGGTGTGCAAAGGAATCTTGGGAAGTTTTTAATGAATTTCTGGAGAAAACACCACCCCTAAATG GTGGAAAGATCGGTTTCTACTACAAGGATCATGAAATCCTTCCTCCTCTCCCAG TTGGTTTCCATCGTTATGTTCTTCAAGGCTTCACAGGTGAGAATTTGGATGGGATAAATGAATGTGAAGTGGAGGAATTTGATCCATCTTCTGAG GTCCGGGCAGTGATTGAGGGCCAATTTCTCTCCATGCGAGGTCATGCAGAAAGATTTGGAATGCCTTCTCCTCCAAAACGGATAATAGCAACTGGTGGAGCATCAGCAAATCATAGCATTCTCAAGTCAATAGCTTCCATTTTTGGCTGCGATGTGTATACAGTCCAAAGACCCG ATTCCGCTTCCCTTGGTGCTGCTTTGCGGGCTGCTCATGGTTGGCTGTGCAACACAAGGGGCAAGTTCGTGCCTACCTCGTGCTTGTACAAGGACAAGTTGGAAAAGACATCTCTCAGCTGCAAGCTTGCGGTCACTGCTGGAGACAAACCACTGGTCTCCAAGTATGGCTTGTTGATGAAGAAGAGAATGGAAATTGAGAAGCACCTTGTCCAAAAGTTGGGTCGGGCCTAA
- the LOC100247081 gene encoding tubulin alpha-4 chain — protein MRECISIHIGQAGIQVGNACWELYCLEHGIQPDGQMPSDKTVGGGDDAFNTFFSETGAGKHVPRAVFVDLEPTVIDEVRTGAYRQLFHPEQLISGKEDAANNFARGHYTIGKEIVDLCLDRIRKLADNCTGLQGFLVFNAVGGGTGSGLGSLLLERLSVDYGKKSKLGFTVYPSPQVSTSVVEPYNSVLSTHSLLEHTDVAVLLDNEAIYDICRRSLDIERPTYTNLNRLVSQVISSLTASLRFDGALNVDVTEFQTNLVPYPRIHFMLSSYAPVISAEKAYHEQLSVAEITNSAFEPSSMMAKCDPRHGKYMACCLMYRGDVVPKDVNAAVATIKTKRTIQFVDWCPTGFKCGINYQPPTVVPGGDLAKVQRAVCMISNSTSVAEVFSRIDNKFDLMYSKRAFVHWYVGEGMEEGEFSEAREDLAALEKDYEEVGAESAEGDEGDEGDEY, from the exons ATGAGAGAGTGCATTTCCATTCACATTGGTCAGGCCGGTATTCAGGTTGGCAATGCGTGCTGGGAACTTTACTGCCTCGAGCATGGCATTCAg CCTGATGGCCAGATGCCAAGTGATAAGACTGTTGGCGGAGGAGATGACGCATTCAACACCTTTTTCAGTGAAACTGGTGCTGGGAAGCATGTCCCTCGTGCCGTTTTTGTAGATCTCGAGCCCACCGTGATTGATGAAGTGAGGACTGGAGCATACCGACAGCTCTTCCACCCAGAACAACTCATCAGTGGCAAGGAGGATGCAGCTAACAACTTTGCCCGTGGCCATTACACCA TTGGGAAAGAGATTGTTGACCTCTGTTTGGACCGTATCAGAAAGCTTGCCGACAACTGCACTGGTCTTCAGGGTTTCCTGGTCTTCAATGCTGTTGGAGGTGGAACTGGTTCTGGCCTTGGGTCTCTTTTGTTGGAGCGACTATCTGTTGACTACGGCAAAAAGTCAAAGCTTGGATTCACTGTTTACCCCTCCCCTCAGGTTTCAACATCTGTTGTTGAGCCCTATAACAGTGTCCTTTCAACCCACTCCCTGCTTGAGCACACTGATGTAGCTGTGCTTCTGGACAATGAAGCAATCTATGACATTTGCAGGCGATCCCTTGACATTGAGCGCCCAACCTACACCAATCTCAATCGCCTGGTGTCTCAA GTGATTTCATCACTCACTGCCTCATTGAGATTTGATGGTGCCTTGAATGTGGATGTGACTGAATTCCAGACCAACCTGGTTCCTTACCCAAGGATTCACTTTATGCTTTCTTCATATGCCCCCGTCATTTCCGCTGAGAAGGCATATCATGAGCAGCTCTCTGTGGCGGAGATCACCAACAGTGCCTTTGAGCCCTCGTCTATGATGGCCAAATGTGACCCACGCCATGGCAAGTACATGGCATGCTGCCTGATGTACCGAGGTGATGTGGTGCCCAAGGACGTGAATGCAGCTGTAGCCACCATCAAGACCAAGCGCACTATCCAGTTTGTTGACTGGTGCCCTACTGGATTCAAGTGTGGTATCAACTACCAGCCACCAACTGTTGTTCCAGGAGGTGACCTTGCCAAGGTGCAGAGGGCTGTTTGCATGATCTCTAACTCAACCAGTGTTGCCGAAGTGTTCTCGCGCATTGACAACAAATTTGATCTTATGTATTCTAAGCGTGCTTTTGTCCACTGGTATGTTGGTGAGGGCATGGAGGAAGGAGAGTTCTCTGAAGCTCGTGAGGATCTTGCTGCCCTGGAGAAGGATTATGAGGAAGTTGGTGCAGAGTCTGCTGAGGGGGATGAAGGTGACGAAGGAGATGAATATTGA